A genomic segment from Perca flavescens isolate YP-PL-M2 chromosome 13, PFLA_1.0, whole genome shotgun sequence encodes:
- the vsig10l2 gene encoding V-set and immunoglobulin domain-containing protein 10-like 2: MVAQLLGLVFLFLPTNLVNFITYAVEINPKWEVVYQETSVYGVVGKAVILECGPTLPDMYIWSFTMPGTEAIRAVVYDLGKGERIQQLAQTLGQLTVISNSAAVSIENLPLAAHGLFTCQAFYDIEQEPKVFYYYVHLTVRVPVSKPYLLMSDVSPVEGSTMWMRCNLENGTGPIQYVWQYETRSGNISAFAQGNTNIINVTNINRNHTGWYRCVASNAVNSESSNRLWLDTIFGPDIPQIDVTPYSITERGYSALERETVSLLCQAQSNPASQYVWFYNNSQVYTGSQLTITKILRMHTGDYACLAQNTYLNTRSKKTISLTVYYPPDGSPSCSVEAALNYTALRLLCSWPGGLPSPSLHWTGLVNTANTNTAVLLPSEGLNSNSLFTCMGSHLALKQSIECSTRTYIPPAEPECFAYVTNNKQYLMLSCSWDGGAPKALLWWEGPDGLAKGGEENSNILILRYGTARSGKPYTCHAKHPLLVQTKTCRLTLEAPVLLTQRRVVSVYEGSDVQLTCNLRANYLPVSEITWFNNQGVGVLDTSKYALLQTSAWANLTVRDTDETQDSGEYRCSTSNAVGGTEINVTLVIKRYPMPPNVTLVKVMYNSRQRNEVELEWRVENEGGGGWTGFILQHIWVSEQPGRRGSNNDSKQETEERISPPDWYSNIIQDPEVRIYTVGRLTPTVTYQFRIMPVNHRTVGHPSAAKTPAEPRYNVYPAVIGAAIGGMLFAAFLTALLLVFIIRNRNNNPRLHDMLFGLQHSQSRENINFPEDELEGRSEGGIEEIGGSSSPGPTMALPRAASPLTTSPASATPTTSQAPPPGDDNEPVSVTITVKATGS, encoded by the exons CGGTGGAGATAAATCCCAAATGGGAGGTGGTGTACCAGGAGACCAGTGTGTATGGAGTAGTGGGCAAAGCGGTGATCCTGGAATGCGGTCCCACCTTACCTGACATGTACATATGGAGCTTCACCATGCCTGGAACTGAAGCTATAAGAGCTGTGGTGTATGATTTGGGGAAAGGAGAGAGGATTCAGCAGTTGGCCCAGACGCTTGGACAGCTCACGGTCATCTCTAACAGTGCAGCTGTGAGTATCGAGAACCTGCCCCTGGCTGCACACGGCCTGTTCACCTGCCAGGCTTTCTATGACATAGAACAGGAGCCAAAAGTCTTCTACTACTATGTGCACCTCACTGTCCGAG TTCCTGTCAGTAAGCCTTACCTACTGATGAGTGATGTATCTCCGGTGGAGGGATCTACAATGTGGATGCGCTGCAATCTGGAAAATGGCACTGGACCCATCCAGTATGTGTGGCAGTATGAGACCCGCAGCGGCAACATCTCAGCCTTTGCACAGGGAAACACCAACATTATCAACGTGACCAACATCAATCGCAACCACACCGGCTGGTACCGCTGTGTGGCCAGCAATGCCGTCAACAGCGAGAGCTCTAACCGGTTATGGCTGGACACCATCT TTGGCCCGGATATCCCTCAGATAGATGTGACTCCGTACAGTATAACAGAGCGGGGATATTCAGCcctggagagagagactgtCTCTTTACTGTGTCAGGCCCAGTCCAACCCGGCCAGTCAGTACGTCTGGTTCTACAACAACTCCCAGGTCTACACTGGGTCGCAGTTAACCATCACTAAGATCCTACGCATGCACACTGGCGACTATGCCTGCTTGGCACAGAACACCTACCTCAACACCCGCTCCAAAAAAACTATCAGCCTGACTGTCTACT ACCCACCTGATGGCTCCCCCTCCTGTTCTGTCGAGGCAGCTCTGAATTATACCGCTTTGAGACTCCTCTGCTCTTGGCCCGGCGGGTtaccctccccctctctccactGGACCGGACTCGTGAACACTGCCAACACCAACACTGCTGTCTTGCTACCATCTGAAGGCCTCAACTCCAACAGCTTGTTTACTTGCATGGGCTCCCACCTGGCACTCAAACAATCAATAGAGTGCAGCACACGCACAT ATATTCCCCCTGCAGAGCCAGAGTGTTTTGCCTACGTGACTAACAATAAACAGTATTTGATGCTGTCCTGCTCCTGGGATGGAGGGGCCCCGAAAGCCTTGTTGTGGTGGGAGGGCCCAGATGGCCTGGCCAAAGGCGGAGAAGAAAACTCCAACATCCTGATCCTTCGCTACGGCACCGCCCGCAGCGGGAAACCCTACACCTGCCATGCTAAGCATCCACTTCTGGTCCAAACCAAAACCTGCAGGCTCACACTGG AGGCCCCTGTATTGCTGACACAGCGCAGAGTTGTGTCTGTATACGAGGGGAGTGACGTTCAGCTCACCTGCAACCTGAGAGCCAACTACCTTCCTGTCAGTGAAATCACCTGGTTTAACAATCAGGGTGTGGGCGTCCTAGACACCTCAAAGTACGCACTGCTGCAGACATCTGCATGGGCCAATCTGACTGTGAGAGACACAGATGAGACTCAAGACAGCGGCGAGTACAGGTGCTCCACTTCCAACGCAGTGGGAGGAACTGAAATCAATGTCACTTTAGTGATCAAGA GGTACCCCATGCCACCCAATGTGACCCTGGTCAAAGTGATGTACAACAGCCGACAGCGTAACGAGGTGGAGCTGGAGTGGCGGGTAGAGAacgagggaggaggaggatggacaGGTTTCATCCTGCAGCACATATGGGTGTCAGAGCAACCAGGAAGGAGAGGCAGCAACAATGATTCAAAGCAGGAGACGGAGGAGAGGATCAGTCCACCAGACTGGTACTCTAATATCATCCAGGACCCAGAAGTCAGGATCTATACAGTAGGGAGACTGACACCGACTGTTACCTACCAGTTCCGCATCATGCCTGTCAACCACCGCACCGTTGGACACCCTTCTGCTGCAAAGACTCCAG CGGAACCACGCTACAATGTGTACCCTGCTGTGATTGGAGCAGCTATAGGCGGGATGCTCTTTGCAGCTTTCCTAACAGCGCTGCTGCTCGTGTTCATAATCCGCAACCGCAACAACAATCCTC GATTACATGACATGCTGTTTGGTTT GCAGCACAGCCAGTCAAGAGAAAACATCAacttcccagaggatgaattggAAGGCAGGTCAGAGGGAGGAATAGAGGAGATTGGTGGATCATCCAGTCCAG GTCCAACCATGGCTTTACCCCGGGCAGCTTCACCCCTCACCACCTCACCTGCGAGTGccacccccaccaccagccAAGCCCCTCCCCCTGGAGACGACAATGAACCTGTCAGCGTCACCATCACCGTCAAGGCTACAGGCTCATAG